From one Lysinibacillus sp. G4S2 genomic stretch:
- the ftsY gene encoding signal recognition particle-docking protein FtsY codes for MSFFKRLKDKLMGNPAEEEKVVEINEAEAAEQKLDDTTEPAQIEAAVVEVEKVEETSVTDSPIETKNPVAIEQQEQQEVQEQPKQQEQQEQQEQQEQQEQQEVQEVAIVEEPVKEKKPSAWSITQKFKAGLEKTRNSFTSKVNDLVARYRKVDEDFFEELEDLLLQADVGFETVMELMDKLRFEVQRKNIKDTNGIQAIISEKLVEIYEQGEEDLIDLNMQPQDELTVILFVGVNGVGKTTTIGKLAHRLKSQGKTVVLAAGDTFRAGAIDQLQVWGDRVGCEVIKQSEGSDPAAVMYDAIRAAKNRKADVLICDTAGRLQNKVNLMNELEKVHRVISREVPNAPHEVLLALDATTGQNALVQAQTFKEATNVTGIVLTKLDGTAKGGIVLAIRNKLHIPVKFVGLGEKMDDLQPFDAERYVYGLFADGLDKELQNNED; via the coding sequence ATGAGTTTTTTTAAACGTTTAAAAGATAAATTGATGGGTAACCCAGCCGAGGAAGAAAAAGTAGTTGAGATAAATGAAGCAGAAGCTGCTGAACAGAAGCTAGACGATACAACAGAGCCTGCTCAAATTGAAGCCGCTGTAGTTGAGGTTGAGAAAGTAGAGGAGACTTCTGTAACGGACAGTCCAATTGAAACAAAAAATCCTGTAGCGATAGAACAACAAGAACAACAAGAAGTGCAAGAACAACCAAAACAACAAGAACAGCAAGAACAGCAAGAACAGCAAGAACAGCAAGAACAACAAGAAGTGCAAGAGGTCGCAATAGTGGAGGAACCTGTGAAGGAGAAAAAACCTTCTGCTTGGTCTATCACACAAAAATTCAAAGCTGGACTAGAAAAAACACGTAATTCATTTACTTCGAAAGTGAACGACCTAGTTGCTCGTTATCGAAAAGTAGATGAAGATTTCTTTGAAGAATTAGAAGACTTATTATTACAGGCTGACGTAGGTTTTGAAACAGTAATGGAGCTAATGGACAAATTACGCTTCGAAGTTCAACGTAAAAATATAAAAGATACAAACGGTATTCAAGCGATTATTTCTGAAAAACTTGTGGAAATTTATGAGCAAGGAGAAGAGGATTTAATCGACCTTAATATGCAGCCTCAAGATGAGCTTACTGTTATTTTATTCGTAGGCGTAAACGGAGTTGGGAAGACAACAACAATCGGTAAACTTGCCCATCGTCTAAAATCACAAGGTAAAACGGTTGTCTTAGCAGCAGGTGATACATTCCGTGCTGGTGCCATCGATCAATTACAAGTTTGGGGAGACCGTGTTGGTTGTGAAGTGATTAAACAATCGGAAGGCTCAGATCCTGCGGCGGTTATGTATGATGCAATTCGTGCAGCGAAAAACCGTAAAGCAGATGTGTTGATTTGTGATACGGCTGGACGTCTGCAAAACAAAGTGAACTTAATGAATGAGCTTGAAAAAGTTCATCGAGTAATCTCTCGAGAGGTACCGAATGCTCCGCATGAAGTACTATTAGCATTAGATGCAACAACAGGTCAAAATGCACTTGTTCAAGCACAAACATTTAAGGAAGCTACAAATGTAACAGGGATCGTTTTAACAAAGCTTGACGGTACTGCAAAAGGTGGTATTGTTCTTGCTATTCGAAATAAATTACACATTCCTGTGAAGTTTGTTGGTCTTGGTGAAAAAATGGATGATTTACAACCATTTGATGCGGAACGTTATGTGTATGGCTTATTTGCTGATGGTTTAGATAAAGAATTACAAAATAATGAGGATTAG
- a CDS encoding putative DNA-binding protein, which yields MLLEKTTRMNFLFDFYQALLTDKQRSYMELYYLDDHSLGEIAESYGVSRQAVYDNIRRTEAMLEEYEEKLSLLEKFQQRTQMLAQLTTGITEQSMTVEEQLTLIEQLKEWD from the coding sequence ATGCTACTTGAAAAAACAACACGCATGAACTTTCTCTTCGACTTTTATCAAGCATTATTAACAGATAAGCAACGGAGTTATATGGAGCTATATTATTTAGATGATCACTCGCTTGGAGAGATCGCTGAATCGTATGGAGTTTCACGCCAAGCTGTTTATGATAATATTCGTCGAACAGAAGCGATGCTTGAAGAATATGAAGAAAAACTATCTTTATTGGAAAAATTTCAACAACGTACACAAATGCTTGCGCAGCTAACAACGGGGATTACAGAACAAAGTATGACGGTTGAAGAGCAGTTGACGCTTATAGAACAGTTGAAAGAATGGGATTAG
- the ffh gene encoding signal recognition particle protein: MAFEGLAERLQGTIQKIKGKGKVSEQDVKEMMREVRFALIEADVNLKVVKEFVKKVSERAVGVDVMQSLTPGQQVIKIVQDELTELMGGEQSPIKFNTKPPTVIMMVGLQGAGKTTTTGKLANVLRKKYNRKPLLVAADVYRPAAVQQLQTLGKQLSLPVFALGTDVSPVEIARQAIELAKEEHHDVVIIDTAGRLHIDEDLMQELKDIRALKEPDEVFLVVDAMTGQDAVNVADSFNEAIGITGVVLTKLDGDTRGGAALSIRSVTQKPIKFVGMGEKMDALEPFHPERMASRILGMGDVLSLIEKAQANVDEAKAKELEEKFKTQTFTLDDFVEQLQQVKKMGPLDEILKMLPGANKIKGLDNVKVDDKQMGHVEAIIYSMTTAEKTNPEIINGSRKKRIAKGSGTSIQEVNRLLKQFDEMKKMMKQMTGMASGKGKKKMKMPGFDSLFK, from the coding sequence ATGGCTTTTGAAGGATTAGCGGAACGACTCCAAGGAACGATCCAAAAGATTAAAGGCAAAGGTAAAGTATCGGAACAAGACGTTAAAGAAATGATGCGAGAAGTCCGATTTGCTTTAATCGAGGCGGATGTTAACTTAAAAGTAGTCAAAGAATTCGTTAAAAAGGTCAGTGAACGTGCTGTCGGTGTGGATGTTATGCAAAGCTTAACACCAGGTCAGCAAGTTATTAAAATCGTACAAGACGAATTAACAGAATTAATGGGTGGCGAGCAAAGCCCAATCAAATTTAATACTAAGCCACCGACTGTTATTATGATGGTCGGCTTACAAGGTGCGGGTAAAACGACAACTACAGGGAAACTGGCAAATGTGTTACGAAAAAAATATAATCGTAAGCCACTACTAGTTGCAGCAGACGTGTATCGCCCAGCAGCTGTTCAGCAATTACAAACATTAGGAAAGCAGTTATCACTACCTGTTTTTGCATTAGGAACTGATGTATCTCCAGTAGAAATAGCACGTCAGGCAATTGAATTGGCAAAAGAAGAGCATCATGATGTCGTGATTATCGATACTGCTGGTCGCTTGCACATCGATGAAGATTTAATGCAAGAATTAAAAGATATTCGTGCATTAAAAGAACCAGATGAAGTATTCCTTGTCGTGGATGCTATGACGGGTCAGGATGCTGTAAACGTAGCAGACAGCTTTAATGAGGCAATCGGCATTACTGGGGTTGTTTTAACAAAGCTTGATGGTGATACACGTGGTGGTGCGGCATTATCAATTCGTTCAGTAACACAGAAGCCGATTAAATTTGTCGGGATGGGCGAAAAAATGGATGCACTCGAACCTTTCCATCCAGAGCGTATGGCGTCTCGTATATTAGGAATGGGTGACGTTCTATCGCTTATTGAAAAAGCACAGGCAAATGTTGACGAAGCGAAGGCCAAAGAGTTAGAGGAAAAATTTAAAACTCAAACCTTTACTTTAGATGATTTTGTTGAGCAATTGCAGCAAGTGAAGAAAATGGGTCCTCTAGATGAAATTCTGAAAATGCTACCAGGCGCAAACAAAATCAAAGGCTTAGACAATGTTAAAGTTGATGATAAGCAAATGGGCCACGTAGAAGCGATTATTTATTCGATGACAACTGCCGAAAAGACGAATCCAGAAATTATTAATGGCAGCCGTAAAAAGCGTATAGCGAAGGGTTCTGGGACTTCGATTCAAGAGGTAAATCGCCTATTAAAGCAGTTTGACGAAATGAAGAAAATGATGAAGCAAATGACAGGCATGGCGAGTGGTAAAGGGAAGAAAAAGATGAAAATGCCGGGCTTTGATTCATTGTTTAAATAA
- the rpsP gene encoding 30S ribosomal protein S16, which produces MAVKIRLKRMGAKKSPFYRIVVADARSPRDGRSIETVGTYNPLTQPATVNIDEEKALKWLSDGAKPSDTVRNLFSEQGIMEKFHNQKFSK; this is translated from the coding sequence ATGGCAGTTAAAATTCGCTTAAAACGTATGGGAGCTAAAAAATCTCCTTTCTATCGTATCGTAGTTGCAGACGCTCGTTCACCACGTGACGGTCGTTCAATTGAAACAGTTGGTACTTACAACCCACTTACTCAACCAGCTACTGTAAACATTGATGAAGAGAAAGCTCTTAAATGGTTATCTGACGGTGCAAAACCATCAGATACAGTACGTAACTTGTTCTCAGAACAAGGTATCATGGAAAAATTCCATAACCAAAAATTCAGTAAATAA